The window TGCCGGAGGGGATCTGCTTGCCGAGGTACTCGCAGGCCTTCTCCCCGTACGCGACGTTGTTGGCGCGTACGACCATCGCGACCTTGCCCTTCTCGGGCGCCACGTCCACGGCGACCACGGGCACGCCCTTGCGCTCGGCCTGGTCGAGGCCGGCGGAGATCGCGGCGCTGTCCAGGGGGGCCACGACGAGGCCCTTCACACCCTGGTTGAGCTGGTTGTTGATGTCCGTGATCTGCTGCGACGGGTCGCTGTTCGAGTTCACGGTCTTGAGGGCGTCGACGTCCTCGGTCTTCGCCATCTTGGGTACGTAGTCGTTGTACGACTGCCAGAACGGCGAGGTCAGCAGGGGCAGGATCACCCCGACCTTGCCGCTGCCGTCGCCTCCGCCGTCGCCCTTGGAGGCGACGTTGTCCTTGGTGCTGCCGCATGCCGCGAGTACGAGCGTGGCGCAGGCGGCCACGGCCGCCGCACGTATCGCCCGTGAGGTGTTTCGACCGTTCCGGTACCGCACAGTTCTGCCGGCCATGTATCGGCTCCTCGTTGAGCGTGATCGAGCAGGTGCCACGCATATTTATCAGACCACTTCCCCCTGACAACACCCCTGGACCGCATTTTTCCCTGGTTTTCATACGTAGTGGTCCGACCACCTGAGTGGTTAGACTGCGGCGCACCCGGCAACAGGAGGACATGGCGTGGACGAGAGCCTGCCCCAGGGGACGACGGCGGCCCCGCAGAAGGGGACCGTGACGCAGCGCGCGATCGACCAGATCAAGGCGATGATCGGCGAGGGCCGTCTGGAGCCGGGCGCGCGGCTGCCGACCGAGCGGGATCTGGCGTCACAGCTGGGCATCTCGCGCAGTTCGATGCGCGAGGCGATCCGGGCACTCACGGTCCTGGGCGTCCTGGAGGCCCGGCACGGGTCAGGGATCTACGTGACGCAGCTTGAGGCCGGGGATCTGCTGGAGACCTTCGGAGTGGTCGCGGACCTCTCCCGGGGGCCGCGGCTGGTCGAACTCCTCGAAGTGCGGCGCATCCTGGAGTCGACGGCGACCGCGCTCGCGGCCGCGCGGATCACCTCCGACCAACTGGCGGAGGTCGAGAAACACTTGACGGCCATGAACGCGACGGACGACCCGGAGGAGATCCTCTCCCACGACCTGGCGTTCCACCGGGCCATCGGGGTCGCCGCGGGCAACGACACGATGGCGGCCATCCTGGAGGGGCTGTCCTCGCGCACGTTTCGCGCCCGGGTGTGGCGCGGGTACCAGGAGGAGGGTGCGTTCGAGCGGACGCGGCGGGAGCATGCGGCGATCCATCGTGCGCTCGTCGCCCGCGATCCGGAAGCCGCCCGCGCGGCGGCGGCAGCGCATGTGGGTGAGGTGGAGCAGTGGTTGCGGACCCAGCTCCAGCCTTGAGGGCTGGAACCGGGTCCGACGTCGGGTCGGGGGGCGTCTGCGGGCCGGTGGGGGCTTGTCGCGCAGTTCCCCGCGCCCCTAAAGGCGAAAGACTGGGGCGCAGCCCCGTCTTTCAGGGGCGCGGGGAACTGCGCGAGCAACCACAACGCACCCGCGGCGCACCCTCAGCCCAAAAGGAACCTCACGCGCGCTTGAGTCGCAGTGTCACCAGCTCGAACGGGCGGAGTTTCAGGGTGAGTCGGCTCCCGTCCCGCTCCGGGGCGACCGCGTCGGCCAGGGGCCGTTCCAGCAGGTCCGTCACCGTGACGGACTCGACCTCGAAGCCCGCTGTGAGTGTGGCCCGGCTGCGGCCTCCGCGTGACTCGTGGAAGCGGACGATCACGTCACCGCTGCCGTCGTCGGCGAGCTTCACCGCGGTGACCACGACGGCGTCCTGAGCGACGGCCACCAGGGGCGCGACCTCGGAGACCCCGCCGACGACCTTGCGCTCGGGCAGGTTGATCCGCCAGCCCTCGCGCACCGCGTCGCCGATCCCGGCACCGGGCACCAGCGCGTGCCGGAAGCGGTGGACGCCCTGGTCGGTCTCGGGGTCGGGGAACCGCGGGGCGCGCAGCAGCGAGACACGGACCGTGGTGGTCGTACCACCGTCGTCGCGCACCGCCCGCGTCACGTCATGGCCGTACGTCGAGTCGTTGACAACCGCGACGCCCCAGCCGGGCTCCTCCATGTGGACGAACCGGTGGTTGCAGGCCTCGAACTTGGCGGCCTCCCATGACGTGTTGGTGTGCGTCGGCCGGAAGAAGTGCCCGAACTGCGTCTCGGACGCGTACCGCTCGGCGTGCACGTCGAGCGGGAAGGCCAGCTTCAGGAACTTCTCCGTCTCGTGCCAGTCGACCTCGGTGTCGATGTCGAGCCGCCACTCCCCCGGCGCGAGCGACAGCACCTGCGTGACCTTCGACGCCCCGAAGCCACGTACGATCCGGACCGAGACGCCGTCGTCACCGGGGGCGACCTCGTCGGCGTCGACCAGGTCGGTGACCGTGTTGCGGTAGAACTCGTCGACGTCCCAGGCGTCCCACATGTTGGGGAAGTCGGGGTGGATCTGGAGCAGGTTGGCCGCCCGGCCGGGCGCGAGGGTCTCGCGGTCCGCGGCGAGGTCGAACGCGGAGACCACGAGTCCGCGCTCGTCGATCTCGATCCGCAGCCGTCCGTTCTCCATCACGTAGCCGCCGTCCGTGCGGGGCACGAGCGTGCACTCGCCGCCGACAGCCGGGGTCCGTGCTCCGCCGGCGGGCACCCCGTCACGGGTGTGCGGCGCGGAGTTGAAGGCGAGGGCGGTCGTCCCCTCACCGGCCAGCGCGCGCTGGGCTGAGCCGATGATGCCGTTCAGCTCCTCGGCGACCGCCTCGTACGTCTTACGGGCCTCACGGTGGACCCACGCGATGGACGAGCCGGGCAGGATGTCGTGGAACTGGTGGAGCAGGACCGTCTTCCAGAGGCGGTCCAACTCCTCGTACGGATAAGAAAATTCGGTGCGTACGGCCGCAGTCGCCGCCCACAGCTCGGCCTCGCGCAGGAGGTGCTCGCTGCGGCGGTTGCCCTGCTTGGTCTTGGCCTGGCTGGTGAGCGTGGCGCGGTGCAGCTCCAGGTACAACTCACCGACCCACACGGGGGCGTTGGGGTATTCGGCCTCCGCCTTCTCGAAGAACTTCTCCGGGGTCTCCCAGACCACGGTCGCCGAGCCTTCGAGATCCCGGAGCCGGGCCGCCTTGGCGACCATCTCGCGGGTCGTGCCGCCGCCTCCGTCGCCCCAGCCGGTCGGCGCGAGGGAGTGCCGGGCGACGCCCTTGTCCTTGAAGTTCTTCGCCGCGTGGGCGATCTCGCTGCCCTTCATGGAGCAGTTGTACGTGTCGACGGGCGGGAAGTGCGTGAAGATCCGCGTGCCGTCGATGCCCTCCCACTGGAAGGTGTGGTGCGGGAACTTGTTGGTCTGGGACCACGAGATCTTCTGGGTGAGCAGCCACTTGGAGCCGGCCGCCTTGATGATCTGCGGCAGTCCGGCGGCGAAGCCGAAGGTGTCGGGCAGCCACGCCTCCTCGTTCTCGACGCCGAACTCGTCGAGGAAGAACCGCTTGCCGTGCACGAACTGACGGGCCATCGCCTCGGAGCCCGGCATGTTGGTGTCCGACTCGACCCACATACCGCCGGCCGGTACGAACCGCCCGTCGGCGACCGCCTTCTTCACCCGGGCCCACACCTCGGGCCGGTGCTCCTTCACCCAGGCCCACTGCTGGGCCTGCGACATGGCGAAGACGAAGTCCGGCTCGTCCTCGATCAGGGCGGTCATGTTGGAGGTGGTCCTGGCGACCTTGCGTACGGTCTCGCGCAGCGGCCACAGCCACGCCGAGTCGATGTGGGCGTGGCCGACGGCGCTGATGCGGTGGGCGGAGGGGACGGCGGGGGCGGCCAGCACCCCTTCGAGGTGCGAGCGGGCCGCGGCCGCCGTGCCGCCCACGTTCTGCAGGTCGACGGCGTCGAGGGCCTTCTCCACCGCCCGCAGGATGTCCCAGCGGCGCGCGGACTCCACCGGCAGCTCGGCCATCAGCTCGCCGAGCACCTCCAGGTCGATGACCAGCTGCCACACCGTCTCGTCGAGGACGGCGAGGTCCATCCGCTCCAGCTTGTACTGCGGTTCGCTGCCGGCCGTCTCCTTGTCGCCCAGCTGCGTGGGCCGGAAGGGGTGGTAGTCGAGGATGACGGGGTTGGACGCGGCCTCGATGTGCAGCCGCACCTCCTCGCCACCCTCGACGGGGGCGCCGATCCGTACCCACTGGTTGCGCGGGTTCAGGCCCTTCACCGGCGTGCCGTCGGGCCGGTAGACGAGGCCCTCGCACTGGAATCCGGGCATGTTCTCGTCGAAGCCGAGGTCGAGGATCGCCTCGACGGTCTTCCCGGCCCATTTTCCGGGCACGGTCCCGGTCACCCGGAACCAGCTGGTGCCCCACGGAGCACCCCACCGCGCGCCCGCCTCGATCGGTTCGACCGGGGCGGACAGCCCTTCGTCGACCGGCACGGGCTCGCCGGGCGCGTGCCACACCGCCACTTCCAGTGGTACCGACTCGGGGTACACGGCGGGTCGTATGCGCTCGTCGAGCACACGCTTGAGGCGGGCTTCGACCAGGCTGCGGTCGTCATGCATGTGAGGTGCTCCGTAACTCCGTTGTGCGGGTTGCTGCTCGGTGTCGGTGGTCAACACCGGCTTTCGACGATGACCACCTGGTCGGCGGTCACCAGGTGTGTGTGACGGTAGCGGGGGCCGACGCGGTGTAAAGCTCCCCCACGGCCCGCAGTTCGAACCTCGCCGTGGACTCACCGCCCTCGGGTGTCAATCCGCCGACGAAGAAGGCCCGCTGGGCGGTACCTCCGAGGAAGCGCCGGGTGCCGTCGGGCAGGACCCGGTGCAGCGTGTAGTGGCGTACGTCGCCGGGGACGGCCCGCCACGCGAAGCGCAGGTCGCCTCCCGAGGCGCCGGTGATGCTCAGGTCGGCCGGGACGGACGGGCTCTGGGCGGCCTGGTTCCGCACGGCGAGTCCGCCGAGCCGCCACTTCACGGCGCCGCCGGACCCGGTGAGCCGTACGCCGAGGCCGTGCACGGTGCCGCCCGCCGGGAGACCGGTCAGCCGTACGGTCGAGGTCCCCCAGCCGCTGCCCGCGGTGACCGGGAAGTACGTGTACGTGTACGGCCGGCCCGCGCCCGAGGGCTCGGCGGTGGCGACGGCCAGTTCGACCGTCGCGCTCCCCGAGTCGACGCGGTGGGTCAGTTCGACGACCGTGTCCTCGCCGAGGGGGAGCCTGGTCGCGTACAGGTCCAGGGTGGCGGGCGCGTCGAGGGCTCCGGCGACCAGGACGCTGCTGCCGCCGTGCCACGCGTCCGCGAAGTCGAAGGTGACGGCGGGGCGCGCGCCCGTCGTGCGTACGACCCAGCGCCGGGAGGGCAGCCGGTCCTGGAGGCCGAGGTGGTTCCAGGGGGCCGTCGAGGTGACCTTGCCGTCCTCGTACCAGCGCAGTCCGTGGCCGGTGTTGAAGGTGCTCGCGAAGGGGACCGAGGTCACCGTCGAGCGGTCGGCGACGGAGACGGCGGGGGCCCGCCAGGTGTCGGTGGCGTCGGGCTTCGCCGGATCGAGTGACCGTCCGGTCCAGAAGCGGTCGTCGGCTGCGTGGAAGTCGCCCGGGGTGCGTCCGGCGGGCAGGTGGTTGCGGGTCCACTCGGGCCGGTAGAAGCCCACCGAGACGACGTGCGATGAGCCGCTGGGCACCATGGCGTCCCAGTTCACTGAGCGGTTCCAGCCGTTGGCCTCCACATCGACGCCAGCCCACAACTCGTAACGGCTGCGGCCGAGTTGCTGGGCCGCCGTTCCCGAGGAGGCGAGGCTGCTCGACGACCAGCGGAAGTCGACGAACATCGAGTCGGCGGCCTGGAAGAACACCCTGTTCTGGTTGTTGAGGGCACCCTGCCAGCTCACCGAGCCGCTCACCGTCATGGAGTCGTACCAGGTGACGCGCTGCCCCTTCGCCGTGCCGAGCGTCTTGAGCTCGGTGAGAAAGCCGAGCATGTCGGTGGCGAGGGCGGCGTTCCCGCCGCTGGTCTCGGCGTTGATGAACCAGCCGTCGAACCCGTACGCCTCCGCTACCGCGACGAGCTGGGCGGCCAGCGGGTAGTGCCCGGACGCGTCCTTCTGCACCAGGTCCCGGGTCCACTGCAGCTGTCCGCCGTACGCGACGGGCGGCAGGAAGACATTGCCGAGGACGGGCACGCCGTGCCGGTGGGCGGCGTCCACGATCGGCGCGTTCGGGGCCAGGATCAGGCCCTCGCCGGAGGAGCCGCCCCAGAAGATCAGCTCATCGACGTACGACCAGTGGGTGAGGGCGTAGTAGTCGGCGTCGGCGGCGCCCTGCGAGGGGTTGCTCGCGGTCGGGCCGAAGGAGACCAGGGACTGGATACGGGCCTGGCCGGAGCGGGCCGTCGTGTTCGCCGGTGTCGGGGTGAAGCGGGCGGCGAGCGGCACGGACGCCGCGTTGAACGCCAGGTCGGTGTCGTCGGCGGCACGCCATGACTTCAGGCTGCGCCAGGTGATGCCCGCGCCCGGGGAGCCCGAGGGGAACGAGTCCGGGTACCAGTAGGACGCGTACGGCTGGAGTGCCGCGGCGGCCCTCGGCTCGGCGGTGGCGGGCGAGGCCGGGAGCAGGGCGGCCGCCGCCCCGGTGCCGGCGGCGAGCAGGACGGTGCGTCTGGTGGGGTTCACGAGCAAGTGCCTCCTTGTGGGAGTTCTTGTGGGGGTCTACGGAACCTGATCGGGAGTGACGACTTCGGTGATGCCGCGGGCGGCGAGGTGTTCCTCGTCGTCCGCGCGTGAGGCGAGCACGGTGGCCGGGCGGGCGCCGTCCGCGGTGAGCCGGAAGAACGCCTCGAAGACGGGTCCGCCGGGCGCGCAGAGCGAGCGGTCGGCGGGGCTGTCGGGGACGACGAGCGCGGTGGTGCGGGTCTTGGGCGCGTAGGTGTGCTCGCGTGCCGTGCGGGCCAGCGCCCGTGCACTGTCCTTGGGGCGGCGGTCGTTGGTCAACAGACCCAGCCCATACTCGAGTTCGGGGAAGTCGGCGAGATCGCGGGACACGTCGTGGGAGCACCACCAGGTGATGCCCCACAGATCGGTGCAGTCGAGTGCGTTCGCGACGGTCGCCTCCGTGAAGGCGGCGGCGTGTTCGGCGGGGACCAGCGGCGCCGGTGCGCCGACCTCCTGGAGCCAGACCGGACGGGACGGGTCGTCGGCCCAGGCCTTGGACAGCTCGATCAGATAGGCGGCGTGGTGCTCGGTCGCGACTGAGGTACGTCCGTGCCGCTGGGCCGTGCCGTTGAAGACCCACGAGTGCACGGCGGTCACCGCGCCGCGCCGGGCGGCCTGGGCCGGGGTGAACGGCATGTCGTCCTGGTACCAGGCCGCGTCGTACTCCGCGTGCAGATGGAGCCTGCCCGGCGCGCCCTTCTCACAGGCTGTGAGCATCCGCTCCAGCCAGGCGTCGATCTGCGCGGGCTCCGCCCGGTCGGGGTCGGGATGGGGGCCCGCCGAGAACTGGTTGACCTCGTTGCCGACGGTCATGCCGATGAAGTTGGGCCGGTCGGCGAGGGCCGCCGCGAGGGTCCGCAGGTATTCGGCCTGCCCCTCCACGACCTCGGGGTCGGTGAACAGATTCCGCCGGTGCCAGGTCTGCGTCCACGCGGGCAGGAAGTCGAAGCTGGACAAGTGCCCTTGCAGACCGTCGACGTTGACGTCGAGGCCGCGCTCGGCGGCCGCGTCCGCGAGGTCGACGAGCTGCTCGACGGCCCGCGGGCGGATCAGTGAACGGTTCGGCTGGAAGTAGGGCCAGATCGGGAAGACCCGGATGTGGTCCAGGCCGAGTGTGGCGATGGAGTCGAGGTCGGCCCGTACGGAGTCGAGGTCGAAGTCCAGCCAGTGGTGGAACCACCCTTCACTCGGGGTGTAGTTGACGCCGAAGCGCACGACAGAAGGCGGCATGCGGGAGTCCTGGTTCTGGGGTGCGTACGTGGGGGTGTGGGGCCTTGCGGGCCGGTGAGCCCGTCGTGATGTGGGTGGGTGAGCCCGTGGCTGCCTGGCTCAGCCCTTGACCGCGCCTTCGCCGACACCGCGGAAGAAGTACCGCTGGAGGCAGGCGAAGAGGGCGATCAGCGGTGCCACGGCGATGATCGTGCCGGCGGCGACGAGCCGTTCGTCGTTGGCGAAGGTGCCGTGCAGATAGTTGAGGCCGATGGTCAGGGTGAACTTGTCCGGGTCGCTGAGCACGATGAGCGGCCACAGGAAGTCGTCCCAGGCGCCCATGAAGGCGAAGATCGCGACGACGGCGAGAGTGCCCTTCACCGAGGGGAGGGCGATCCGCAGGAACCGCTGCCAGACGTTCGCCCCGTCCACGTAGGCCGCCTCCTCGATCTCGTAGGGGAGGTTGAGGAACGCGTTGCGCATCAGCAGGACGTTCATCGCACCGATGCAGCCGGGCAGGACGACCCCGATGAGGGTGTTGTTCAGACCGAGCTCACGCATCGTCGTGAACTGGGCGATGATGATGCCCTCGACGGGCACGAGCATCGCCAGGATGAACACGAGCGTGGTCACCTTGCGGCCGCCGTAGCGCAGCCGCGCGAGGGCGTAGCCCGCGAGCGCCGAACCGACGCAGTTGGTGACGACGTTGGTGGTGGCGACCTTCAGCGAGTTGAACGCGTAGTCCCACACGGGGATGGTGTCGGCGACCCGTTCGTAGTTGTGCAGGGTCGGATCGCTCGGCAGGAACTTGGGCGGCGAGCTGAAGATGTCCTCGGTCGGCCCCTTCAACGAGGTGGACAGCTGCCACACGAACGGCCCGACGGTGAGCGCGAGGACGGCGATCAACAGCAGGTAGCGCAGGGCGAGTTCCCACACCCGGACGCTTCGGCCGTGCTCGTCGGTGACGCGTTTGCGGCGGGGCGCCGCCGCCACGGCGGCCGGTGCCTCGCGCACCTTCTCGGCGACGCTCACGCGTCCTCCTTCCGGTCGGCGCGCAGCACGAGCAGCATCAGCGCGACGGTGACGACGAAGACGACGACCGAGATGGCGGAGGCGTAGCCGACGCGGCCGGTCAGGCCGGTGCCGGTGCGCTGCACGAGCATCACGAGCGTGGTGTCCTCGCCCGCCGGGCCGCCGTCCGGGCCGGCCATCAGATAGACCTCGGAGAACACCTTGAAGGCGGCGACCGAGGAGAGCGCGCCGACCAGCACCATGGTGGAGCGGACGGCGGGCACGGTGACCGTGAGGAAGCGGCGGAACGCGCCCGCGCCGTCCACCGACGCGGCCTCGTGCAGCTCGCGCGGCACATTGGCGAGCGCGGCCAGATAAATGATCATGTAGTAGCCGAGGCCCTTCCAGACCGTGACGGCCATGGCGCTCAGCAGGAGCAGCCACTGGTCGCTGAGGAAGCCGATCCTGCCGACGCCGATCGTCTCCAACAGCGAGTTCACCAGGCCGCGTTCGTCGAGCAGCCACACCCAGATGAGTCCCACCACGACGATGGACGCGACGACCGGGGTGTAGAAGGCCGACCGGAAGAAGGCGATGCCGGGGATGTTCTTCTGGACCAGGAGCGCGAGCAGCAGGGGCAGCAGTACGAGCGCGGGGACCACCCCGAGGACGTACAGCGTGCTGTTGCGCAGGCCGATCCAGAACATCTCGTCGTGCAGCAGCTCCCGGAAGTTGGCCAGGCCCACGAACTCGCCGGGGATCAGGGTCCGGCGGTCCGTGAAGGCGTTGACCAGCGTCGAGACGAACGGGTACAGGATGAAGATGCCGACGACCAGCAGTCCCGGGGCGGCGAACAGCCAGGGACTGGTGGGCAGTTGGCGCCGCACCCGTACGGCTCCGGAAGACGCGCCGCGGGCGGCGGTGCCGGAGGAAGCGGTACTGGAAGAACTCGCCATGTCGGTCAGCCCTGCTGCTGGAGCAGCCGGTCGCACGCCTTGACAGCGTTGTCGAGCGCTTCCTTGGGGCTCACCTTGCCCTGCAGCGCCTTGGCGACGGAGTTCCGCAGCTCGGTCTTCATCTGCTCGCTGAACAGGACCGGGGTGTAATTGACCGCGTTCTTCAGGGACTTGGCGGCGGCGATCCGGACACGGGTCTCGTCCGTGCCGTCCTCCTGGGTGAAGTACGGGTCGTCCAGCGAACCGGCGGTGCTCGGGAAGATCGCGACCTTCTTGGCGAACGACATCTGGTTCTGCGCGTCGGTGACGAAGTGCGCGAAGGCGACCGCGGCGGGCGTCCGCTTGGTCTGGGCGTTGACCATCACACCCATCACGTACATGTTGACCTTGCCGGTGCTGGTGATCTGGTCGGTGATGCCGATGTTCTTGTAGAGGTTCGGCGCCTGCTTCTTGAAGTTGCCGAGGTCCAGGGCGCTGCCCGGGTTCATGGCGACGGCCTCGGTCAGGAACTTCTTGCCCGACGACTCGGGGGTCGCGGTCAGCGCCTGCGAGTCAAGTGCCTTGGCGTCGTACAACTCCTTGTACTTGGTGAGGAGTTCGACCCCCTTGGCGTCGTTGAACGCGAAGGCGGTGCCCTCCTTGTTCATGAGCTCGACGCCGTACCGGCCGAAGTCCTCGATCGTGGGCACGTTCGCGAGGGTGGCGACCTTGCCGTCGCTCTTGTCGGCCAGCTCCAGGGCGTCGTCGAACAGTTCGTCGTACGTCTTCGGAGGCTTCGAGGCGTCCAGGCCGGCCTCCTTGAACAGCGACTTGTTGTAGAAGAGCGGGCCGGTGTTCAGATACCAGGGGAAGGCGTACGTGCCCTCCAAGCCCGGTATCTCGTGGCTCGCCCAGGCGCCCGGCAGGTACTCCTTCTTGTACTTCGCGGCGGACTTGTCGAGGTCGAGCGCGAGGCCCGCCTTGGCGAGCGGGGCGACGAGGTCCGGCGAGACGTTCACGACGTCGGGCAGGGTGCCGCCGGCCGCGTCCGCGCTGATCTTGTCGGCGTAGCCCTCGGCGGGCTGATCGACCCACTTCACCTTCGTGCCGGGGTACTTCTTCTCGAAGTCGGCGATCAGGCCCTCGAAGTACGGCTTGAAGTTGGCCCTCAGGTTCCAGGTCTGGAAGGTGATGTCGCCCTCGACCTTGCCGGAGGCGTCCGTGGAACCGCCCTCGTCACCTCCGGAACCGCAGGCGCTGAGCGGCAGTACCAGGGCGACGACAGCGGCGGCGAGTGCTCTGCGAGGCATGCGCACAGTGACCGGGCTCCTTTGCGACGGTGTGGGTCGGAGGTGACGGGCAGACCTTGCATCCATCCCGGTGGGGAAGTCAATGGATTCCGCCCCGCTAAATTCATTAGCTGAGCATAAGACCAGGTCATGAGCTTGCAGGTCGCCTCTTGCAACCGATCACTAATGCGCTTTAGAGTAACCTGACTCAAGCGCATTAGTGCGGAGCCCCATTGAGCAGGGCTTCATTGAGCACGGCTTCATGAAATGGGGAGCAAGGTTGCCAGCCAAGCGGTCTCCCGCGCGCCGGCCGACGATGAAGGACATCGCGCAGCGCGCCGGGGTCTCCGAGAGCGCGGTCTCCTTCGCGCTCAACGACCGGCCGGGGGTCTCCGAGATCACCCGGGACCGGGTGCGCCGGGTTGCCGAGCAACTGGGCTGGCGGCCCAGCACGGCCGCGCGCCAGCTGTCCGGCGAGGGCGCGGCGACGGTCGGTCTCGTCCTGGCCAGGCCCGCGGACACCCTGGGTGTGGACTCGTTCTTCCTGCAGCTCATCTCCGGCATCCAGGAGGTCCTGGCGGAGCGTCATCTCGGTCTGCTCTTCCAGGTC is drawn from Streptomyces liliifuscus and contains these coding sequences:
- a CDS encoding FadR/GntR family transcriptional regulator, which gives rise to MDESLPQGTTAAPQKGTVTQRAIDQIKAMIGEGRLEPGARLPTERDLASQLGISRSSMREAIRALTVLGVLEARHGSGIYVTQLEAGDLLETFGVVADLSRGPRLVELLEVRRILESTATALAAARITSDQLAEVEKHLTAMNATDDPEEILSHDLAFHRAIGVAAGNDTMAAILEGLSSRTFRARVWRGYQEEGAFERTRREHAAIHRALVARDPEAARAAAAAHVGEVEQWLRTQLQP
- a CDS encoding alpha-mannosidase, whose product is MHDDRSLVEARLKRVLDERIRPAVYPESVPLEVAVWHAPGEPVPVDEGLSAPVEPIEAGARWGAPWGTSWFRVTGTVPGKWAGKTVEAILDLGFDENMPGFQCEGLVYRPDGTPVKGLNPRNQWVRIGAPVEGGEEVRLHIEAASNPVILDYHPFRPTQLGDKETAGSEPQYKLERMDLAVLDETVWQLVIDLEVLGELMAELPVESARRWDILRAVEKALDAVDLQNVGGTAAAARSHLEGVLAAPAVPSAHRISAVGHAHIDSAWLWPLRETVRKVARTTSNMTALIEDEPDFVFAMSQAQQWAWVKEHRPEVWARVKKAVADGRFVPAGGMWVESDTNMPGSEAMARQFVHGKRFFLDEFGVENEEAWLPDTFGFAAGLPQIIKAAGSKWLLTQKISWSQTNKFPHHTFQWEGIDGTRIFTHFPPVDTYNCSMKGSEIAHAAKNFKDKGVARHSLAPTGWGDGGGGTTREMVAKAARLRDLEGSATVVWETPEKFFEKAEAEYPNAPVWVGELYLELHRATLTSQAKTKQGNRRSEHLLREAELWAATAAVRTEFSYPYEELDRLWKTVLLHQFHDILPGSSIAWVHREARKTYEAVAEELNGIIGSAQRALAGEGTTALAFNSAPHTRDGVPAGGARTPAVGGECTLVPRTDGGYVMENGRLRIEIDERGLVVSAFDLAADRETLAPGRAANLLQIHPDFPNMWDAWDVDEFYRNTVTDLVDADEVAPGDDGVSVRIVRGFGASKVTQVLSLAPGEWRLDIDTEVDWHETEKFLKLAFPLDVHAERYASETQFGHFFRPTHTNTSWEAAKFEACNHRFVHMEEPGWGVAVVNDSTYGHDVTRAVRDDGGTTTTVRVSLLRAPRFPDPETDQGVHRFRHALVPGAGIGDAVREGWRINLPERKVVGGVSEVAPLVAVAQDAVVVTAVKLADDGSGDVIVRFHESRGGRSRATLTAGFEVESVTVTDLLERPLADAVAPERDGSRLTLKLRPFELVTLRLKRA
- a CDS encoding endo-beta-N-acetylglucosaminidase, whose protein sequence is MNPTRRTVLLAAGTGAAAALLPASPATAEPRAAAALQPYASYWYPDSFPSGSPGAGITWRSLKSWRAADDTDLAFNAASVPLAARFTPTPANTTARSGQARIQSLVSFGPTASNPSQGAADADYYALTHWSYVDELIFWGGSSGEGLILAPNAPIVDAAHRHGVPVLGNVFLPPVAYGGQLQWTRDLVQKDASGHYPLAAQLVAVAEAYGFDGWFINAETSGGNAALATDMLGFLTELKTLGTAKGQRVTWYDSMTVSGSVSWQGALNNQNRVFFQAADSMFVDFRWSSSSLASSGTAAQQLGRSRYELWAGVDVEANGWNRSVNWDAMVPSGSSHVVSVGFYRPEWTRNHLPAGRTPGDFHAADDRFWTGRSLDPAKPDATDTWRAPAVSVADRSTVTSVPFASTFNTGHGLRWYEDGKVTSTAPWNHLGLQDRLPSRRWVVRTTGARPAVTFDFADAWHGGSSVLVAGALDAPATLDLYATRLPLGEDTVVELTHRVDSGSATVELAVATAEPSGAGRPYTYTYFPVTAGSGWGTSTVRLTGLPAGGTVHGLGVRLTGSGGAVKWRLGGLAVRNQAAQSPSVPADLSITGASGGDLRFAWRAVPGDVRHYTLHRVLPDGTRRFLGGTAQRAFFVGGLTPEGGESTARFELRAVGELYTASAPATVTHTW
- a CDS encoding glycoside hydrolase 5 family protein, whose protein sequence is MRFGVNYTPSEGWFHHWLDFDLDSVRADLDSIATLGLDHIRVFPIWPYFQPNRSLIRPRAVEQLVDLADAAAERGLDVNVDGLQGHLSSFDFLPAWTQTWHRRNLFTDPEVVEGQAEYLRTLAAALADRPNFIGMTVGNEVNQFSAGPHPDPDRAEPAQIDAWLERMLTACEKGAPGRLHLHAEYDAAWYQDDMPFTPAQAARRGAVTAVHSWVFNGTAQRHGRTSVATEHHAAYLIELSKAWADDPSRPVWLQEVGAPAPLVPAEHAAAFTEATVANALDCTDLWGITWWCSHDVSRDLADFPELEYGLGLLTNDRRPKDSARALARTAREHTYAPKTRTTALVVPDSPADRSLCAPGGPVFEAFFRLTADGARPATVLASRADDEEHLAARGITEVVTPDQVP
- a CDS encoding carbohydrate ABC transporter permease — encoded protein: MSVAEKVREAPAAVAAAPRRKRVTDEHGRSVRVWELALRYLLLIAVLALTVGPFVWQLSTSLKGPTEDIFSSPPKFLPSDPTLHNYERVADTIPVWDYAFNSLKVATTNVVTNCVGSALAGYALARLRYGGRKVTTLVFILAMLVPVEGIIIAQFTTMRELGLNNTLIGVVLPGCIGAMNVLLMRNAFLNLPYEIEEAAYVDGANVWQRFLRIALPSVKGTLAVVAIFAFMGAWDDFLWPLIVLSDPDKFTLTIGLNYLHGTFANDERLVAAGTIIAVAPLIALFACLQRYFFRGVGEGAVKG
- a CDS encoding carbohydrate ABC transporter permease yields the protein MASSSSTASSGTAARGASSGAVRVRRQLPTSPWLFAAPGLLVVGIFILYPFVSTLVNAFTDRRTLIPGEFVGLANFRELLHDEMFWIGLRNSTLYVLGVVPALVLLPLLLALLVQKNIPGIAFFRSAFYTPVVASIVVVGLIWVWLLDERGLVNSLLETIGVGRIGFLSDQWLLLLSAMAVTVWKGLGYYMIIYLAALANVPRELHEAASVDGAGAFRRFLTVTVPAVRSTMVLVGALSSVAAFKVFSEVYLMAGPDGGPAGEDTTLVMLVQRTGTGLTGRVGYASAISVVVFVVTVALMLLVLRADRKEDA
- a CDS encoding ABC transporter substrate-binding protein, with the protein product MPRRALAAAVVALVLPLSACGSGGDEGGSTDASGKVEGDITFQTWNLRANFKPYFEGLIADFEKKYPGTKVKWVDQPAEGYADKISADAAGGTLPDVVNVSPDLVAPLAKAGLALDLDKSAAKYKKEYLPGAWASHEIPGLEGTYAFPWYLNTGPLFYNKSLFKEAGLDASKPPKTYDELFDDALELADKSDGKVATLANVPTIEDFGRYGVELMNKEGTAFAFNDAKGVELLTKYKELYDAKALDSQALTATPESSGKKFLTEAVAMNPGSALDLGNFKKQAPNLYKNIGITDQITSTGKVNMYVMGVMVNAQTKRTPAAVAFAHFVTDAQNQMSFAKKVAIFPSTAGSLDDPYFTQEDGTDETRVRIAAAKSLKNAVNYTPVLFSEQMKTELRNSVAKALQGKVSPKEALDNAVKACDRLLQQQG